A single window of Castor canadensis chromosome 3, mCasCan1.hap1v2, whole genome shotgun sequence DNA harbors:
- the Gml gene encoding glycosyl-phosphatidylinositol-anchored molecule-like protein gives MMLPFALLLVVGFPHVETNSSNPLQKSWTFNLKCHECSSINNFGCETLRTCVYEIRRCMTIAIRLNSRELLVYKNCTWNCTFVYARDLPPETPRKLPRTNSFFFTFCCSGMTCNSGGPSNVERDLLTDYTTEEDLPEGTMRLGQSQLFLSLASLLVSSTLL, from the exons ATGATGCTCCCCTTCGCCTTACTCCTTGTTGTGGGGTTCCCGCACGTGGAAACCAACAGCAGCAATCCTCTTCAAAAATCTT GGACCTTCAATCTGAAATGCCATGAGTGTTCGTCCATAAACAACTTCGGCTGTGAGACTTTAAGGACGTGTGTGTATGAAATTAGGCGCTGTATGACAATCGCCATCC GTTTGAACTCTCGTGAGCTACTCGTTTACAAGAACTGTACTTGGAACTGCACGTTTGTATATGCAAGGGACTTGCCTCCTGAAACCCCAAGAAAACTCCCGAGAACGAATagtttcttttttaccttttgtTGTAGTGGTATGACTTGCAATTCAGGAGGACCTTCTAATGTTGAGAGGGACTTGTTGACAGATTACACCACTGAGGAAGATCTGCCAGAAGGGACCATGCGCTTGGGGCAGTCTCAGCTTTTCCTGAGCCTCGCCTCCCTCCTGGTCAGCAGCACACTGTTGTGA